A region of Paenibacillus thiaminolyticus DNA encodes the following proteins:
- a CDS encoding restriction endonuclease-like protein — translation MASPHSGSLKEVVELLRIETNLFTLYIQGKPFHPTVETLQLHRNSHQEWVDTYVHVTAASRVQVEGVHLYSPVDGEMRIWQKGDAWVPLFYETQAYELVVEKKADLPLTFYHEHIQLRQAVRPLGSRILSGILRFTNEIGLTELELQLYGETLLRIQLEIFPSKLDYKHDYLLILNEVNAQISNLAFDFLRKTFHFSGLKETKHQSLTEFFVILQQLFTQMLEAVGRIQAAPHTKLQSEYSKVEAARIRRADKGNAEYVAKHPHLLQQASANGIISIHDKRYNPSHLLEQRRRVSFDTPENRFVRWVFLRMEQKLKQIRVSLLNMQRTRDEHLLRRLDQMHNQIRRVIQQDFLQVGEMKHMSLSLVLQMAPGYREVYRYYLMLMKGLSIQTDLFRLSVKDLAQLYEYWCFLKIHHLLSEKYELIQQDIIKVNRGGLFVTLDRSRKATVKYRNPRNGEEFTLYYNALPAGEVSKTLSQRPDTVLTLKKNESATEYKYIFDAKYRLNPAYEGTPYWSRYKQPGPEEEDINTMHRYRDAIVYEDPANQTYERSMFGAYVLFPYANEEKFQHHRFYKSIELINIGAFPFLPNATKLMEKFLDEIIEDSPEKAYERSTRPRGTEQYYTDKLSGKNVLVGALGRTAKQQLEASLANHHYHIPLQQITDHRQLTQIEYVALYQSMKQFGSEAGIRYYGRVQEWKVLHRREITYIQSSRGVADELYVLFTVEQWEKREQPIVPGGHYVYHTLFTAKPLFDRACEVAELRLESEADIRLWREARRQGKAKVKLDQEPVDLATKVTQVIQEDEDRGDSP, via the coding sequence ATGGCTTCACCTCATTCTGGCTCTCTTAAGGAAGTCGTGGAGCTCCTACGGATTGAAACGAACTTGTTTACTTTATATATTCAGGGGAAACCATTTCATCCTACGGTAGAGACGCTCCAACTGCATCGTAATTCTCATCAAGAGTGGGTTGATACTTATGTTCACGTTACTGCTGCTTCACGTGTTCAAGTTGAAGGAGTTCATCTGTATTCCCCCGTTGATGGAGAAATGCGAATCTGGCAAAAAGGTGATGCTTGGGTACCACTCTTCTATGAGACACAAGCTTATGAGTTAGTTGTAGAAAAAAAGGCTGATCTACCGCTTACCTTCTATCACGAGCACATTCAGCTTCGTCAGGCAGTCAGACCGTTAGGGAGCCGTATTTTGTCAGGTATTCTGCGGTTTACGAATGAAATCGGACTCACCGAGTTGGAACTTCAATTGTATGGAGAAACGCTGCTGCGCATCCAGCTCGAGATTTTCCCTTCCAAACTGGATTATAAACATGATTATTTGCTTATTTTGAATGAGGTGAATGCCCAAATTTCAAACCTAGCGTTTGATTTTTTGCGTAAAACCTTTCATTTCAGTGGTCTCAAGGAGACGAAGCATCAGAGCTTGACCGAGTTTTTCGTTATTCTTCAGCAGCTTTTTACTCAAATGCTGGAGGCAGTGGGGCGCATTCAGGCAGCCCCGCACACGAAGCTTCAAAGCGAGTACAGTAAAGTAGAGGCGGCTCGGATAAGAAGGGCAGACAAGGGCAATGCAGAATATGTAGCGAAGCATCCTCACTTGCTGCAACAAGCTAGTGCGAATGGAATTATCTCTATTCATGACAAACGTTATAACCCTTCACACTTGTTGGAGCAAAGGCGGCGGGTATCGTTCGATACACCTGAGAACCGATTTGTCCGGTGGGTGTTCTTACGAATGGAGCAAAAGTTGAAACAGATTCGGGTAAGTCTGCTGAACATGCAACGAACTCGTGATGAGCATCTACTCCGTCGACTTGACCAGATGCACAATCAGATTCGGCGAGTGATCCAGCAAGATTTTCTTCAAGTTGGTGAAATGAAGCATATGTCGCTTTCCCTTGTGTTGCAAATGGCACCGGGATATCGCGAGGTGTACCGGTACTATCTCATGTTGATGAAAGGGTTATCTATTCAGACTGACTTGTTCCGGTTGTCGGTGAAGGATTTAGCGCAACTGTACGAGTATTGGTGCTTCCTGAAAATACACCACTTATTAAGTGAAAAATATGAGCTTATCCAGCAGGATATTATTAAAGTAAATCGAGGCGGGCTATTCGTGACGCTGGATCGGTCGCGAAAGGCAACGGTGAAATACCGTAATCCTCGGAACGGGGAAGAATTTACTCTTTACTATAATGCCCTCCCTGCAGGAGAGGTTAGCAAGACCCTATCGCAGCGGCCAGACACGGTACTAACGTTGAAGAAAAATGAGTCAGCCACGGAGTACAAATATATTTTTGATGCTAAGTATCGCCTGAATCCGGCCTACGAAGGCACGCCCTATTGGTCTAGATACAAGCAACCTGGGCCAGAGGAAGAAGACATCAATACGATGCATCGATATCGGGATGCGATTGTATATGAGGACCCTGCTAATCAGACGTATGAGCGTAGTATGTTCGGGGCGTATGTGTTATTCCCGTATGCGAACGAGGAGAAGTTCCAACATCATCGTTTCTATAAGAGCATTGAGTTGATTAACATCGGGGCATTTCCGTTTTTACCAAATGCAACGAAGCTGATGGAGAAGTTCTTAGACGAGATAATAGAAGATAGCCCAGAAAAGGCCTATGAACGTTCCACACGGCCAAGAGGGACTGAGCAATACTATACAGACAAGCTATCGGGCAAAAATGTACTCGTCGGTGCCTTAGGCCGAACAGCCAAGCAGCAGCTAGAAGCATCATTAGCGAATCACCATTACCATATTCCGCTGCAGCAGATAACGGATCATCGCCAGCTTACCCAAATCGAGTATGTGGCATTATATCAGTCAATGAAGCAATTTGGGAGTGAAGCGGGTATACGATATTACGGCCGTGTTCAGGAATGGAAGGTTCTGCACCGTCGCGAAATTACGTACATCCAATCCAGCCGTGGGGTGGCGGATGAACTATATGTACTCTTTACCGTGGAGCAATGGGAGAAGCGGGAGCAACCAATTGTGCCGGGAGGACATTACGTGTATCACACTTTGTTTACGGCGAAGCCGCTTTTTGACCGTGCTTGCGAAGTAGCGGAGCTTCGGTTAGAAAGTGAAGCGGACATACGGCTATGGCGAGAGGCACGCCGTCAAGGCAAAGCGAAGGTCAAACTAGATCAAGAGCCCGTAGATTTAGCTACAAAGGTAACGCAAGTCATTCAAGAGGATGAAGATAGAGGTGACTCACCTTAA
- a CDS encoding extracellular solute-binding protein has product MKRVRSFGLILTLILSLVVTACSSQPAESQQPADKPADNASAGTPAASSEDTVLEISTVRAQDPYLKFDEGENFDKNAVYDAYEKDVGVKITNQWVVDGVVNGAQFQEKLKMAIATNDIPDFFPATPAQVQQLIEADMIQDLTSVYDQYATDETKEFMQKDGGLQMKSGTFDGKLMAIPQTGNPFAPQLVWVRSDWLKELSLPEPKTMQDLMTIMEAFATKDPGGTGTAYGLALNKKFDEGALGLVGFLNGYHAYLNQWMEDGQGGLMNSDIQPEMKEALRALQEMFKKGLIDPEFAVKDMQKASEFIFSEKIGVLYGAEWTPAHLAQAAVKDGKVVQEWSVYRLPSIDGTEASTQIELGTESYYVVSKNAKHPEALIKLLNQWIAVDNHPTPEQKVYEYGKDLKEKGNNYWLLNPVMAFNLTTDNGEVLPKAIETKDESLPKTKDQKTRFERAMKYVNGEDISMWWEYLISGPNGAVSNIPYLKEHHLFHQNKFWGAPTPTMVEKREILNRKRDEIFMKIIMNQVSIDEFDKFVADWKKLGGDEITKEVNEWYAKNK; this is encoded by the coding sequence GTGAAGAGAGTGCGGTCATTCGGATTGATTCTTACGCTCATCTTGAGTCTCGTGGTAACGGCCTGCAGCAGTCAACCGGCGGAATCGCAGCAGCCGGCAGACAAGCCGGCGGATAATGCTTCGGCAGGCACCCCTGCAGCTTCGTCGGAAGATACCGTCTTGGAAATATCGACAGTACGTGCGCAAGACCCGTATTTGAAGTTTGATGAAGGGGAGAATTTCGATAAAAACGCCGTCTATGATGCCTACGAGAAAGACGTCGGCGTCAAAATCACGAACCAGTGGGTGGTCGATGGCGTCGTGAACGGCGCTCAATTCCAGGAGAAGCTGAAGATGGCGATTGCCACCAATGACATTCCTGATTTCTTCCCGGCGACTCCGGCGCAGGTGCAGCAGTTGATCGAGGCCGATATGATTCAAGACTTGACCAGCGTGTACGATCAATATGCGACCGATGAGACGAAGGAGTTCATGCAGAAGGACGGCGGCCTGCAGATGAAGTCGGGCACGTTCGACGGCAAGCTGATGGCCATCCCGCAGACGGGGAACCCGTTTGCGCCGCAGCTCGTGTGGGTCCGCTCCGATTGGCTGAAGGAGTTGAGCCTGCCGGAGCCGAAGACGATGCAGGATCTGATGACGATTATGGAAGCCTTCGCGACAAAGGATCCAGGCGGCACGGGGACAGCCTACGGCCTGGCGCTGAATAAGAAGTTCGATGAAGGCGCGCTGGGACTGGTCGGCTTCCTGAATGGATACCATGCCTACCTGAATCAATGGATGGAAGACGGCCAAGGCGGGTTGATGAACAGCGATATTCAGCCGGAGATGAAGGAAGCGCTGCGCGCGCTTCAGGAGATGTTCAAGAAAGGCCTGATCGACCCGGAATTCGCGGTCAAGGATATGCAGAAAGCGTCTGAATTCATCTTCAGCGAGAAGATTGGCGTGCTGTATGGCGCGGAATGGACGCCTGCCCATCTGGCCCAGGCTGCCGTGAAGGACGGCAAGGTTGTGCAGGAATGGAGCGTATACCGTCTGCCTTCCATTGACGGCACGGAAGCGTCCACGCAGATCGAATTGGGGACGGAGAGCTACTATGTCGTGTCCAAGAACGCCAAGCATCCGGAAGCGCTGATCAAGCTGCTGAATCAATGGATCGCGGTCGACAATCATCCGACACCGGAGCAGAAAGTATATGAATACGGCAAGGATCTGAAGGAAAAAGGCAATAACTACTGGCTCCTTAACCCGGTCATGGCATTCAACCTGACGACCGATAACGGAGAAGTGCTGCCGAAGGCGATTGAGACGAAGGATGAAAGCTTGCCGAAGACGAAGGACCAAAAAACGCGCTTCGAACGGGCGATGAAATACGTGAATGGCGAAGATATCAGCATGTGGTGGGAATACCTCATCTCCGGACCGAACGGCGCGGTGTCGAACATCCCTTACTTGAAGGAGCACCATCTGTTCCATCAGAACAAGTTCTGGGGCGCGCCGACACCGACGATGGTGGAGAAGCGGGAGATTTTGAACCGCAAACGCGATGAAATCTTCATGAAGATTATTATGAACCAAGTCTCTATCGATGAATTCGACAAGTTCGTCGCTGACTGGAAGAAGCTGGGCGGAGACGAGATTACGAAGGAAGTCAACGAATGGTATGCGAAAAATAAGTAA
- a CDS encoding ABC transporter permease — translation MNQLSRMWKREWPLHIMLIPGLIFVILFSYIPMAGILMAFQKYIPTKGLFGSPFVGWKNFQFLLDYPDIGRIVFNTLYIATMKIIAGLIVPITIAILLNELRKEWVKRAFQTMVYLPHFLSWVLLSGIVIDVLSPSTGILNQLLGLFGVKPIFFLGDNSWFPYVMVITDVWKEFGFGTIIYLAALTNINPALYEAAEIDGAGRWKQTLYVTLPGMMPIIVLMLTLNIGNVLNAGFDQIFNLYSPQVYESGDIIDTFVYRMGIEQAQYGFATAVGLLKSVVSFILISVSYVLAYRFANYRIF, via the coding sequence ATGAATCAATTGTCTCGGATGTGGAAGCGAGAATGGCCGCTGCATATCATGCTCATTCCTGGGCTCATCTTCGTCATCCTATTCAGCTACATTCCGATGGCCGGCATTTTGATGGCCTTTCAAAAGTATATCCCGACCAAGGGGCTGTTCGGCTCTCCGTTCGTCGGATGGAAGAACTTCCAGTTCCTGCTCGATTATCCGGACATCGGACGAATCGTGTTCAACACCTTGTATATTGCCACGATGAAAATTATCGCGGGCCTCATCGTCCCGATTACGATCGCGATCTTGCTGAATGAGCTGCGCAAGGAATGGGTCAAGCGGGCATTCCAGACCATGGTCTATCTGCCTCACTTCTTATCGTGGGTGCTGCTGAGCGGCATTGTCATAGACGTACTATCTCCATCTACAGGCATATTGAATCAGTTGCTGGGGCTGTTCGGCGTGAAGCCGATCTTTTTCCTCGGAGACAATAGCTGGTTCCCTTACGTGATGGTCATTACGGATGTGTGGAAGGAGTTCGGCTTCGGCACCATCATCTACCTGGCTGCGCTCACCAACATTAATCCGGCGCTGTATGAAGCCGCAGAGATTGACGGCGCGGGGCGCTGGAAGCAGACCTTGTACGTAACCTTGCCGGGGATGATGCCGATCATTGTGCTGATGCTTACGCTTAATATCGGCAATGTGCTGAATGCGGGCTTCGACCAGATCTTCAACCTGTACAGCCCGCAAGTCTATGAGAGCGGGGATATTATCGACACCTTTGTCTACCGGATGGGGATCGAGCAGGCACAGTACGGATTCGCCACGGCGGTCGGATTGCTGAAGTCGGTCGTTTCGTTTATTTTGATTTCCGTATCCTACGTTCTGGCCTACCGCTTCGCCAATTATCGCATTTTCTAG
- a CDS encoding carbohydrate ABC transporter permease — translation MKKSFGRRLFLGCNFVFLAVLSLLCLMPIIHILAISFSSGNAASAGKVLLWPVEFTPAAYQNVFGKPEYLRAFWITIQRVVLGTSLSMFLTILTAYPLSKEITQFRMRTLYVWVFVFTILFNGGLIPWYMTVKAVGLIDTIWALVLPGAIQVFNIILLLNFYRNLPKELEESSKIDGAGHFTTLWKIYAPLSLPALATTGLFTIVWHWNSWFDGMILMNHPDKYPLQTFLQSIIIKMDLRFLKSQDIELMQQLSDRTSKAAQIFVAALPILAIYPFLQRFFIKGIVMGSVKE, via the coding sequence ATGAAAAAGTCATTCGGCAGACGACTGTTTCTGGGCTGCAACTTCGTATTTCTCGCGGTGCTGTCGCTTCTGTGTCTCATGCCCATCATTCATATCCTCGCGATTTCCTTCAGCTCGGGCAATGCGGCATCTGCGGGCAAAGTACTGCTCTGGCCGGTAGAGTTCACGCCGGCGGCGTATCAGAACGTGTTCGGCAAGCCGGAATATTTGCGCGCCTTCTGGATTACGATTCAGCGCGTCGTATTAGGCACCTCGCTCAGTATGTTCTTGACGATTTTAACGGCTTATCCGTTATCGAAGGAAATAACTCAATTCCGGATGCGTACCCTTTATGTATGGGTCTTCGTCTTTACGATCCTGTTCAATGGGGGATTGATTCCGTGGTATATGACCGTCAAGGCGGTCGGGCTCATCGATACAATCTGGGCCTTGGTGCTTCCGGGCGCGATTCAAGTGTTCAACATCATTTTGCTGCTTAACTTCTACCGCAACCTGCCGAAGGAATTGGAGGAATCGTCGAAGATTGACGGGGCGGGCCATTTCACGACCTTGTGGAAAATCTATGCGCCGCTCTCTCTGCCGGCACTCGCCACGACGGGCTTATTCACCATCGTCTGGCATTGGAACAGTTGGTTCGACGGAATGATCCTGATGAACCATCCGGACAAATATCCGCTGCAGACCTTTTTGCAGTCGATTATTATCAAGATGGATCTTCGCTTTCTGAAATCCCAGGACATCGAGTTAATGCAGCAGCTGTCCGACCGGACGAGCAAAGCCGCGCAAATTTTTGTCGCCGCTCTTCCTATCCTGGCGATCTATCCGTTCCTGCAGCGGTTCTTCATTAAAGGAATTGTGATGGGGAGTGTCAAAGAGTAA
- a CDS encoding sensor histidine kinase, whose translation MKLLFRWKDSSIFMKMMGVFLIVLLPLMMITWFINERGADSIQTEISHSTLNTTSFYLDSLDKEVQRIVQYLPNYVMDNDLMELAALGTDLTYYERAHSITLIQKRLDLMKNSSPFIREAKAYVPKLGRTLLSVQYETGMSQEEYAAMQHSGPFYDDPFIYWNDRLFLTMQYPTNTFKDPLYVVGVELSTRKIKEALEQITSSLGGESMLLNMERGWMIRSNDRSKLEELALTEFVREKQLAGMKQGYEMVEFGSERYLTVFKYSDVWKSYSVTCIPESAVLGPIQTYKQWFLWACGLAVVVGTFFSYSLMKLMYRPLMRLIHGFKRVQKLELVPVPIDRRRDEFGYLYQAFNDTVHSLKTLIEQNYEQQIRNQRSELKRLQSQINPHFLYNCFFVLCRLIKSEHKEKAYQFCLYIGEYFQFITRDDEDVIPLEMEVKHSRTYVEMQTICYGDRIRVRFHVETPPLRVPRLVLQPIIENAYKHGLGGMAGPGELWVHSEVRSDGITLCVEDNGNNLDDDRLEQLHARLTHSADRIEETTGLINVHRRIQLHYGAEYGLEVSRSALGGLKVLIHLGVE comes from the coding sequence ATGAAGCTGTTATTCCGATGGAAAGACTCCTCGATTTTTATGAAAATGATGGGCGTGTTCCTGATTGTGCTGCTCCCCCTCATGATGATTACATGGTTCATCAATGAACGGGGGGCGGATAGCATTCAGACGGAAATATCGCATTCGACCTTGAACACGACCAGCTTCTACCTCGATTCGCTGGATAAAGAGGTCCAGCGCATCGTGCAATATTTGCCGAACTATGTAATGGATAATGATCTGATGGAGCTGGCGGCGCTCGGCACCGATCTGACGTATTATGAGCGCGCGCACAGCATCACGCTCATTCAGAAGCGGCTTGACCTGATGAAGAATTCGAGCCCGTTCATTCGCGAAGCGAAGGCGTATGTGCCCAAGCTCGGGCGCACGCTGCTCAGCGTGCAGTACGAGACAGGGATGAGCCAGGAGGAATATGCCGCGATGCAGCATAGCGGGCCCTTCTACGACGACCCGTTCATCTACTGGAACGATCGCCTGTTCCTGACGATGCAGTATCCGACCAATACGTTCAAGGATCCGTTATATGTCGTCGGCGTGGAACTGTCTACGCGCAAGATCAAGGAAGCTTTAGAGCAAATCACCAGTTCATTGGGCGGCGAAAGCATGCTGCTGAATATGGAGCGGGGCTGGATGATTCGCAGCAATGACCGCTCCAAGCTGGAGGAGCTGGCGCTCACCGAATTCGTACGCGAGAAGCAGCTTGCGGGAATGAAGCAAGGCTATGAGATGGTCGAGTTCGGAAGCGAACGCTATCTTACCGTCTTCAAGTATTCGGACGTATGGAAGTCTTATTCCGTCACCTGCATTCCGGAATCCGCGGTCCTGGGGCCGATTCAGACATATAAGCAATGGTTCTTGTGGGCATGCGGTCTTGCGGTTGTCGTGGGAACGTTTTTTTCATATTCGCTGATGAAGCTGATGTACCGCCCGTTGATGCGATTGATTCATGGCTTCAAGCGAGTGCAGAAGCTGGAGCTGGTGCCGGTTCCGATCGATCGCAGACGCGACGAGTTCGGTTATCTGTATCAAGCCTTCAACGATACCGTTCATTCGCTGAAGACGCTAATCGAACAGAATTATGAACAGCAGATACGCAACCAGCGCTCCGAGCTGAAGCGGCTGCAATCGCAGATTAATCCGCATTTTCTGTACAACTGCTTCTTCGTGCTCTGCCGGCTGATCAAGTCCGAGCACAAAGAGAAGGCATACCAATTCTGTCTCTACATCGGTGAATATTTTCAATTTATTACCCGGGACGATGAGGATGTCATTCCGCTGGAAATGGAAGTGAAGCACTCGCGCACGTACGTCGAGATGCAGACGATCTGTTACGGCGATCGCATCCGGGTCCGCTTCCATGTCGAGACACCGCCGCTGCGGGTTCCCCGGCTGGTGCTGCAGCCGATAATCGAGAATGCCTACAAGCATGGCCTTGGCGGTATGGCGGGACCAGGCGAGCTCTGGGTGCACAGCGAGGTACGTTCGGATGGAATCACCCTCTGCGTGGAAGACAACGGCAACAATTTGGATGATGACAGACTGGAGCAATTGCACGCCCGGTTAACGCATTCGGCTGACCGGATCGAGGAGACGACAGGACTCATTAACGTGCATCGGCGGATACAGCTTCACTACGGTGCGGAATACGGGCTGGAAGTATCGCGCTCTGCGCTTGGCGGACTCAAAGTGCTTATACATCTTGGCGTAGAATAA
- a CDS encoding response regulator, with protein sequence MRRLLIVDDLPIIVDGLLELFQTTKHLELEVMKAYSVDEALQIMRSHRVDIVISDIKMPGLEGIELLQIIQEDWPACKVIFLTGYNDFHYIRSAMAYGGFDYILKVESDDKIISSVERAMAKLDEEGDQLRMLERANERARQALPLLQKEYIWELLQGKQETPAERARHLRELGIPLQAERPILLLLGRVDTWKESFTPLDKALLLYGVQNIAEEYAASQMQCYSCVCDNSRIVWLLQPRDAGSSEAAAWQKGYAHISALLENIQQTCQRLLRVSVSFALSSEPTKWPMISERFHMLKYCFVYGLGLSPAVIVTDSDLLKLQEGEEGANDYCHHTRLQLLLQCLENNHREEFNNLYLHLTTVWTDDSHGYGRKMELYHALASIFLSCMDQNEPFRQEVHAKLDATLLYQKDEAVSWPDVKQYFWNLADCFFTRQAAQGGQVPADLVKKVHRFIEEHLSHDISLIAIADHVGLNPSYFSRLYKQLTGIGLSDYINEYRNLKAKEWLLNSPMKVNEIAAALGYNSALAFIRFFKKQNQATPQEYRLQRQAREVKKSI encoded by the coding sequence ATGCGTCGACTGCTCATCGTAGACGATCTGCCCATCATTGTTGACGGGCTGCTGGAATTGTTCCAGACCACGAAGCATCTGGAGCTGGAAGTGATGAAAGCGTATTCAGTCGATGAGGCGCTCCAGATCATGCGCAGTCATCGGGTGGACATCGTCATATCCGATATCAAAATGCCGGGACTGGAGGGCATCGAGCTGCTGCAAATCATTCAGGAGGATTGGCCGGCCTGCAAGGTCATTTTCCTTACGGGCTACAATGATTTCCATTATATCCGGAGCGCCATGGCGTATGGCGGCTTCGATTATATATTGAAGGTCGAGAGCGACGACAAGATTATCAGCTCGGTCGAGCGCGCGATGGCGAAGCTGGACGAAGAGGGCGACCAGCTCCGGATGCTGGAGCGGGCCAATGAACGGGCGCGCCAGGCGCTGCCGCTGCTGCAGAAGGAATATATATGGGAGCTGCTCCAGGGCAAGCAGGAGACTCCGGCCGAGCGGGCGCGCCATCTGCGGGAGCTGGGCATTCCGCTGCAGGCAGAGCGGCCGATACTGCTGCTGCTGGGCCGGGTGGACACGTGGAAGGAATCGTTCACGCCGCTGGACAAGGCGCTGCTGCTGTACGGCGTGCAGAACATTGCCGAAGAGTATGCGGCATCGCAGATGCAATGCTACTCCTGCGTCTGCGACAATTCCCGCATCGTGTGGCTGCTGCAGCCCCGGGACGCAGGTTCCTCCGAGGCGGCGGCGTGGCAGAAGGGGTATGCCCATATCAGCGCGCTGCTGGAGAACATTCAGCAGACATGCCAGCGGCTGCTGCGCGTATCGGTCTCCTTCGCCCTGAGCAGCGAGCCGACGAAGTGGCCCATGATCTCGGAACGCTTCCATATGCTGAAATATTGCTTCGTCTACGGGCTTGGCCTGTCTCCCGCCGTCATTGTCACGGACTCGGATCTGCTCAAGCTGCAGGAAGGCGAGGAAGGGGCGAACGACTATTGTCACCATACCCGGCTGCAGCTCCTCCTGCAATGTCTGGAGAACAACCACCGGGAAGAGTTCAATAATCTGTATCTTCACCTGACCACGGTCTGGACGGATGACTCGCATGGCTACGGGCGCAAGATGGAACTGTATCACGCTCTCGCATCCATTTTCCTGTCCTGCATGGATCAGAATGAACCGTTCCGGCAGGAGGTGCATGCGAAGCTGGACGCGACGCTGCTGTACCAGAAGGATGAAGCGGTCTCCTGGCCGGATGTGAAGCAGTATTTCTGGAATCTGGCCGACTGCTTCTTCACGCGCCAGGCTGCCCAAGGCGGTCAGGTGCCCGCCGATCTGGTCAAGAAGGTGCACCGCTTTATCGAGGAGCATCTGTCTCATGATATTTCGCTTATCGCCATCGCGGATCATGTCGGGCTCAATCCGTCCTACTTCTCGCGGCTGTATAAGCAGCTGACGGGAATCGGCTTGTCCGACTACATCAACGAATACCGGAATTTGAAGGCGAAGGAGTGGCTGTTGAACAGTCCGATGAAGGTCAATGAGATTGCCGCGGCGCTCGGCTACAATTCCGCGCTCGCATTTATTCGTTTTTTCAAAAAGCAGAATCAGGCGACCCCGCAGGAATATCGGCTCCAACGGCAGGCCAGGGAGGTCAAGAAGAGTATATAA
- a CDS encoding Gfo/Idh/MocA family protein, giving the protein MKTVTAVLLGAGSRGRYIYGPYAEKHPDELKIVAVAEPNEERRQRIAEIHGIAPEYVYRSWEQAFEKGRIADVMIISTLDRLHYVPAMKALELSYHILLEKPMSPVAEECIRIEQAALAHRRVLTVSHVLRYSPFWSGIKRCIEAGEVGTIATIQHSEYVGYRHMTHSYVRGNWRNSDQSSPMVLAKSCHDLDIISWLMDEPCVSVSSYGSLLHFREEHAPAGSAARCTDGCQAERSCPFSALKLYNQPPEHPWARYITHDLSPEGIMTALKEGPFGRCVYRCDNNVVDHQIVNMEFANGANANFTLSAFAEQEIRSVRIMGTKGEIIGNMEDGTYTLKRFATGERVEFHCGVAGDGHGGGDERMVAEFLHLVREHQEEAMATALTSATASLQSHLIAFAAEESRLQGGMPVKLADMIGRVAAEAGV; this is encoded by the coding sequence GTGAAGACAGTAACTGCCGTATTGCTTGGAGCCGGCAGCAGGGGACGGTATATCTATGGTCCTTATGCGGAGAAGCATCCTGATGAATTGAAAATCGTGGCGGTCGCGGAGCCGAATGAGGAGCGCAGGCAGCGTATCGCGGAGATTCACGGCATCGCGCCGGAATATGTATATCGTTCATGGGAGCAGGCCTTCGAGAAGGGGCGCATCGCGGATGTCATGATTATTAGCACGCTGGATCGGCTGCACTACGTGCCGGCGATGAAGGCGCTTGAATTAAGCTATCATATCCTGCTGGAGAAGCCGATGTCGCCCGTGGCGGAAGAGTGCATCCGCATCGAGCAGGCCGCCCTCGCTCACCGCCGGGTGCTGACGGTCAGCCATGTGCTGCGGTATTCGCCGTTCTGGTCCGGCATCAAGCGCTGCATCGAAGCGGGAGAGGTCGGCACGATCGCGACGATCCAGCATTCGGAATATGTCGGCTACCGTCATATGACGCACAGCTACGTGCGGGGCAACTGGCGGAACTCGGATCAATCGAGTCCGATGGTTCTCGCCAAATCATGCCATGATCTCGACATTATCTCCTGGCTGATGGATGAGCCTTGCGTCAGCGTCAGCTCCTACGGATCGCTGCTGCATTTCCGGGAGGAGCACGCCCCCGCAGGCTCCGCGGCCCGGTGCACGGACGGCTGCCAGGCGGAACGCAGCTGCCCCTTCTCGGCGCTCAAGCTGTACAACCAGCCGCCGGAGCACCCGTGGGCGCGCTACATTACGCATGATCTGTCACCGGAAGGCATTATGACTGCATTGAAGGAAGGACCGTTCGGACGGTGCGTCTACCGCTGCGACAATAATGTGGTCGATCACCAGATTGTCAACATGGAATTCGCGAACGGGGCCAATGCCAATTTCACGCTGTCGGCCTTCGCGGAGCAAGAGATCCGGAGTGTGCGCATCATGGGCACGAAGGGCGAGATTATCGGCAATATGGAGGATGGAACGTATACGCTGAAGCGCTTCGCCACCGGCGAGCGGGTGGAGTTCCATTGCGGTGTCGCTGGCGATGGCCATGGCGGCGGGGACGAGCGAATGGTCGCCGAGTTCCTGCATCTGGTGCGCGAGCATCAGGAGGAAGCGATGGCGACGGCCCTGACCTCGGCGACGGCCTCCTTGCAGAGCCACTTGATCGCCTTCGCCGCAGAGGAATCCCGCCTCCAGGGAGGCATGCCCGTCAAGCTGGCGGATATGATCGGCCGGGTCGCGGCGGAAGCCGGCGTGTAG